One genomic window of Bartonella sp. HY038 includes the following:
- the mobB gene encoding molybdopterin-guanine dinucleotide biosynthesis protein B, which yields MKHKIFGITGWKNNGKTTMTERIVSELTSRGYKIATIKHAHHDFDIDVEGTDSWRHRHAGAGEIAVVSANRWAFIHENKDEDEADIVTILSHFSPCDLILVEGYKRENHDKLEIRREGGKRGENLSLNDPHIVAVASDMNQSEETLPVFDINDIIAISDFIENHMDLSRKTKGN from the coding sequence ATGAAACATAAAATATTTGGGATAACCGGTTGGAAAAACAACGGTAAAACCACAATGACTGAACGTATTGTTAGCGAACTTACCTCTCGCGGTTATAAAATTGCGACAATAAAACATGCACATCATGATTTTGATATTGATGTTGAAGGCACTGATTCTTGGCGCCACCGCCATGCGGGAGCAGGTGAAATTGCTGTTGTTTCAGCTAATCGTTGGGCTTTTATCCATGAAAACAAGGATGAAGATGAGGCTGATATAGTGACAATTTTATCACACTTTTCTCCTTGTGATCTTATATTGGTTGAAGGCTATAAGCGAGAAAACCATGACAAGCTCGAAATACGCCGTGAAGGAGGAAAACGCGGTGAAAATCTTAGTTTAAATGACCCCCATATTGTTGCGGTGGCAAGCGATATGAACCAAAGTGAGGAAACTCTACCGGTTTTCGATATTAATGATATAATTGCTATTTCAGATTTCATCGAAAATCATATGGACTTAAGCAGAAAAACAAAGGGGAATTAA
- the yajC gene encoding preprotein translocase subunit YajC, whose translation MSFITPAYAQAAGGGGSTFSMLLPLVLIFVIMYFLIIRPQRAQMKKHQEMINAVRRGDNVITGGGFIGKVTKVFDAEGEVEVELADNVRVRVLRSTLSSVRTKGEVAVEKTASKANNKDRGHKNDKNADESVDKNDSDETSAEKDHASENK comes from the coding sequence ATGTCGTTTATTACACCAGCTTATGCGCAAGCTGCAGGTGGAGGTGGTTCAACATTTTCAATGCTTTTACCACTGGTTCTCATTTTCGTAATTATGTATTTTCTTATTATTCGCCCTCAGCGCGCGCAAATGAAAAAGCATCAAGAAATGATCAATGCTGTTCGTCGTGGCGACAATGTTATCACCGGTGGTGGCTTTATTGGTAAGGTTACCAAAGTTTTTGATGCAGAAGGTGAAGTTGAAGTTGAACTTGCTGATAATGTGCGTGTACGCGTTTTACGTAGTACCTTGTCAAGTGTTCGCACCAAAGGCGAAGTTGCAGTTGAAAAAACAGCTAGCAAAGCCAATAATAAAGATCGTGGTCATAAAAACGATAAAAATGCTGATGAATCAGTGGATAAAAATGACAGCGATGAAACATCCGCAGAAAAGGATCATGCATCAGAAAATAAATAA
- a CDS encoding ATP-binding protein: protein MPNNPELLNKLDELISVLRQIAPPLTKPVEAENADCFVWDAANLTLSPVKKVNRVDIDLIKGVDQSRDTLVENTRRFAQGFAANNVLLWGARGMGKSSLIKSAHAAVNLENKSEERLKLVEIHREDIDSLPQLMNLLKDTTYRFILFCDDLSFDHDDTSYKSLKAALDGGIEGRPANVLFYATSNRRHLMPRDMIDNERSSAINPSEAIEEKVSLSDRFGLWLGFHKCSQDDYLAMIFGYAEHYKLPIDRNELRQEALTWATTRGNRSGRVAWQFIQDVAGRLGKNIQ from the coding sequence ATGCCTAATAATCCAGAATTGCTCAATAAGCTTGATGAATTGATTAGCGTGCTTAGGCAAATCGCACCACCACTTACCAAACCAGTAGAAGCGGAAAACGCAGATTGCTTTGTTTGGGATGCGGCAAATCTTACGCTTAGTCCGGTAAAAAAGGTAAATCGGGTGGATATTGATCTTATAAAAGGCGTTGATCAATCGCGTGATACTTTAGTTGAAAACACTCGCCGTTTTGCCCAAGGTTTTGCTGCAAACAATGTTTTGCTTTGGGGTGCACGCGGCATGGGGAAATCATCTTTGATTAAATCTGCCCATGCTGCGGTTAATCTAGAAAATAAAAGTGAAGAGCGCTTAAAACTTGTAGAAATTCATCGTGAGGATATTGATTCTCTGCCACAACTGATGAATCTTTTAAAAGATACAACTTATCGTTTCATTCTTTTTTGTGATGACTTGTCCTTTGACCATGACGATACATCATATAAATCTTTGAAAGCAGCACTAGACGGCGGCATTGAAGGTCGTCCAGCCAATGTGTTATTTTACGCCACCTCCAATCGACGACATTTAATGCCCCGTGATATGATTGATAACGAGCGCTCAAGCGCAATTAATCCATCGGAAGCAATTGAAGAAAAAGTGTCACTTTCTGATCGTTTTGGTTTATGGCTTGGATTTCATAAATGCAGCCAAGATGACTATTTAGCGATGATTTTTGGTTATGCGGAGCACTATAAATTACCAATTGATCGCAATGAACTGCGTCAAGAAGCGCTAACTTGGGCTACAACCCGTGGTAATCGATCCGGACGAGTTGCATGGCAATTCATCCAAGATGTAGCCGGAAGACTTGGAAAAAACATCCAATGA
- the cobT gene encoding nicotinate-nucleotide--dimethylbenzimidazole phosphoribosyltransferase: protein MSNMASPFDDFRALLHNLPEQNQESMAQARLRQQQLTKPVGSLGRLEDIAIWLAGWRGQDKPVITRPLVAVFAGNHGVVEENVTPFPQSVTRQMVDNFAAGGAAINQICITNDLGLKIYDLALDYPTMNITKDAAMDVRGCAATMAFGMESIAGGTDLLCIGEMGIGNTTVAAALSCGLFGGDVEEWVGPGTGSTGDYFTRKVEAVRKAVARNEGHLEDPFEVLRRLGGREFAAIVGAILAARMEKIPVILDGYVVTAAAAVLYRCLPAALDHCLVGQLSSEPGHKKLLEIIGKKPILDLGMHLGEGTGAALAAGVVKAATLCHSQMATFEQAGIDKKAAPQFDA, encoded by the coding sequence GTGAGCAATATGGCAAGCCCCTTTGACGATTTTCGTGCGCTTTTGCACAATCTTCCAGAACAAAATCAAGAATCTATGGCGCAAGCGCGTCTGCGTCAGCAACAATTAACTAAGCCCGTCGGTTCGCTTGGCCGCTTGGAAGATATTGCCATTTGGCTTGCAGGTTGGCGTGGTCAAGACAAACCAGTGATTACTCGTCCATTGGTTGCTGTTTTTGCAGGCAATCACGGTGTAGTGGAAGAAAATGTAACACCATTTCCACAAAGTGTTACACGCCAAATGGTTGATAACTTCGCCGCTGGCGGTGCCGCTATTAATCAGATTTGCATCACCAATGATTTAGGTCTTAAGATTTATGATCTTGCCCTTGATTATCCAACTATGAATATTACCAAAGACGCTGCTATGGATGTACGCGGCTGCGCTGCGACCATGGCCTTTGGTATGGAATCAATTGCTGGTGGCACTGATCTTTTGTGCATTGGCGAAATGGGGATTGGCAATACAACCGTTGCGGCTGCACTTTCTTGTGGTTTGTTTGGCGGAGATGTTGAGGAATGGGTAGGGCCGGGCACTGGCTCCACTGGTGATTATTTTACCCGTAAGGTTGAAGCTGTTCGTAAGGCAGTTGCGCGTAATGAAGGCCATTTGGAAGATCCATTCGAGGTATTGCGCCGCTTAGGTGGGCGTGAATTTGCGGCAATTGTTGGTGCGATCCTTGCCGCGCGAATGGAAAAAATTCCCGTTATCCTAGATGGTTATGTCGTAACTGCGGCAGCGGCGGTTCTTTATCGTTGTTTACCGGCTGCTCTTGATCATTGTTTGGTTGGTCAATTATCAAGCGAACCTGGGCATAAAAAACTATTAGAAATTATAGGTAAAAAACCGATTCTTGACCTTGGTATGCATTTGGGTGAGGGGACAGGTGCAGCTTTAGCGGCAGGTGTTGTTAAAGCAGCAACCCTTTGCCATAGCCAAATGGCAACATTTGAGCAAGCTGGCATTGATAAGAAGGCTGCTCCACAATTTGACGCTTAA
- a CDS encoding glutathione S-transferase family protein, with product MLKIWGRNNSINVKKVLWIAEELGLNYENIEVGGKFGGLDTPEFLKLNPNAMIPVLEDNGFTLWESNTIVRYIAAQYGRDSFWIEDPKQRSAVEKWMDWASEELFPLFKAILFNSVRLAPEKRDAGILSNAIDGFEKKLSIIENELSLNLWLSGKNFGIADIVVGTFIYYYYEIDIKRLKQFPKISEWYERLKKRPSYAKIIMIPIN from the coding sequence ATGCTAAAAATTTGGGGTCGTAATAATTCTATTAATGTAAAAAAAGTGCTTTGGATTGCCGAGGAACTTGGGTTAAATTACGAAAATATCGAAGTCGGCGGCAAATTTGGCGGCCTTGATACCCCAGAATTTTTAAAACTTAATCCCAACGCTATGATTCCAGTACTTGAAGATAATGGTTTCACCTTATGGGAATCGAACACCATCGTGCGTTATATTGCTGCCCAATATGGTCGCGACAGTTTTTGGATTGAAGACCCTAAGCAGCGTAGTGCCGTTGAAAAATGGATGGATTGGGCAAGTGAAGAACTCTTTCCATTATTTAAAGCCATTTTATTTAACTCCGTGCGTTTGGCACCAGAAAAACGCGACGCCGGCATTTTATCCAATGCCATAGATGGCTTTGAAAAAAAGCTTTCTATAATTGAAAACGAACTTAGTTTAAACTTATGGCTATCGGGTAAGAATTTTGGTATTGCCGACATTGTTGTTGGTACATTTATTTATTATTATTATGAAATTGACATCAAACGGCTTAAGCAATTTCCTAAAATTTCTGAATGGTACGAGCGGTTAAAAAAGCGCCCATCTTATGCAAAAATAATTATGATTCCAATTAACTAG
- a CDS encoding thermonuclease family protein, giving the protein MLHSRKKPFNLRSMMRGRKPSDFIIIFLVIICLALLKNFNNEQDTSITETANANVISGFAHISDGDSIRINGERIRLLGIDAPELAQYCTKGQEKYACGELSKQHLIKMINGRKVSCKWIERDKYKRILGQCMVENIDISRQMVEDGWAVSYSSYPKEERFAKNNKLGMWVWQVQRPNQWRKENPRKN; this is encoded by the coding sequence GTGTTACATTCAAGAAAAAAACCATTCAATCTACGCTCTATGATGCGTGGGCGTAAGCCGTCTGACTTTATCATTATTTTTTTGGTTATCATATGCTTGGCTCTGCTAAAAAACTTTAACAATGAACAAGACACTTCCATAACTGAAACAGCTAATGCCAATGTAATTTCAGGTTTTGCGCATATTAGTGATGGTGATTCTATTCGTATAAATGGTGAAAGAATAAGATTGCTTGGAATAGATGCACCTGAGCTTGCCCAATATTGCACAAAAGGACAAGAAAAATATGCCTGTGGTGAATTATCAAAACAACATTTAATAAAAATGATTAATGGACGTAAAGTTTCTTGTAAATGGATAGAGCGAGACAAATATAAACGCATTTTAGGACAGTGCATGGTTGAAAATATCGATATTAGTCGCCAAATGGTAGAAGATGGTTGGGCAGTCAGCTATTCAAGTTACCCCAAAGAAGAGCGTTTTGCCAAAAACAACAAACTTGGCATGTGGGTATGGCAAGTGCAACGCCCCAACCAATGGCGCAAAGAAAACCCACGCAAAAATTAA
- a CDS encoding phytoene/squalene synthase family protein, with translation MDNTQYCMQLLKQGDFDRYISLLFAPAKKRAGLAALFAFNHEIARIRNVVKEPLAGEVRLRWWADNIEKGSKEATQNPVLDALLETVSIYGLPEKALINACEARIFDLYNDSFITIADFEGYCGETQSILFKLGCQILDEFEAQNSDNACGHGGVSAVLMQILRFLPMITAEHQFYIPTEILNAVGVSREDITPDSNNIEQKSRVIAALTAFAFEHYTDFKTAQQKLAPSLRPVFLPLTLMPRYVRRTQKADFIAFTEPFELSHLQRQWSILKTAITGKFSS, from the coding sequence ATGGATAATACTCAATATTGTATGCAGCTTTTAAAGCAGGGTGATTTTGATCGTTATATCTCCTTGCTTTTTGCACCAGCGAAAAAGCGGGCAGGGCTTGCAGCGTTATTTGCATTTAATCATGAAATTGCACGTATTCGAAATGTGGTGAAAGAGCCATTAGCAGGTGAAGTTAGATTGCGGTGGTGGGCGGATAATATTGAAAAAGGCAGCAAGGAGGCAACCCAAAATCCGGTTCTTGATGCTTTGCTTGAGACGGTTAGCATTTATGGCTTGCCCGAAAAGGCTTTAATCAATGCATGTGAAGCACGAATTTTTGATCTATATAATGATTCATTCATTACTATCGCTGACTTTGAGGGGTATTGTGGCGAAACACAGTCTATCCTGTTTAAGCTTGGTTGCCAAATATTGGACGAGTTTGAAGCGCAAAATAGCGACAATGCATGCGGACATGGCGGTGTAAGTGCTGTATTAATGCAAATATTGCGCTTTTTACCTATGATCACTGCGGAACATCAATTTTACATTCCTACTGAGATTTTAAATGCTGTTGGTGTTAGCAGAGAAGATATCACTCCAGATAGCAATAATATTGAACAAAAGTCACGAGTGATTGCAGCTTTAACGGCTTTTGCCTTTGAGCATTATACAGATTTTAAAACTGCGCAACAAAAATTAGCACCAAGCTTAAGGCCAGTTTTTCTACCCTTAACACTTATGCCACGATATGTTAGGCGGACACAGAAGGCTGACTTTATAGCGTTTACTGAGCCATTTGAATTGTCACACTTGCAACGTCAATGGTCCATTTTAAAAACAGCGATCACGGGTAAATTTTCAAGCTAG
- a CDS encoding Mth938-like domain-containing protein, translating to MVQGIEIRDAHFPGSAPIDAYGNGGFRFADMSHKGSIICVPSGIYGIDLTQSTPTIFDVDRVLQEADAIEILLIGTGVKLLRLPKEVRSALQLRNISADTMSTGAAVRTYNVLLAENRAVAAILYAVE from the coding sequence ATGGTTCAAGGAATTGAAATCCGAGACGCACATTTTCCAGGTAGCGCCCCTATCGATGCCTATGGAAATGGTGGTTTTCGCTTTGCAGATATGTCCCATAAAGGCTCAATTATTTGCGTGCCAAGCGGTATATATGGCATAGATCTCACTCAATCAACGCCCACAATTTTTGATGTTGATCGAGTTTTGCAAGAAGCAGATGCAATTGAGATATTACTGATTGGTACGGGCGTAAAGCTTTTGCGATTGCCAAAAGAGGTGCGTTCAGCACTACAACTGCGCAATATATCTGCCGATACCATGAGTACAGGTGCTGCCGTACGTACATATAATGTATTATTGGCTGAAAACCGCGCAGTTGCAGCAATTCTCTATGCGGTTGAATAA
- a CDS encoding uracil-DNA glycosylase family protein gives MQDSLRINTDGNIKQQLAALDKKIKSCRICLDCPKYLPALTIEPRPICISSDKAQIAVAGQAPGLKVFETGIPFNDASGNRLRQWLDVSPQYFYNKDNFAIIPMGFCFPGYDNKGSDLPPRKECQQQWHAQLFSLMPQIKVVLAIGQYAQKWHIKQGLGKNLTETVSNWRDILRIKQPMGYHVFPLPHPSWRNTSWIKKNPWFSDELLPILRKIIKNKNGNLL, from the coding sequence ATGCAGGATAGCCTTAGGATAAACACGGATGGTAATATTAAACAACAATTGGCCGCGCTTGATAAAAAAATTAAAAGCTGCCGAATTTGTCTTGATTGCCCTAAATATCTCCCTGCCCTAACCATTGAGCCACGACCAATCTGCATAAGTTCAGATAAAGCGCAGATTGCCGTTGCAGGACAAGCCCCTGGTTTAAAAGTTTTTGAAACTGGCATTCCATTTAATGATGCATCTGGAAATCGCCTACGGCAATGGCTTGATGTGTCACCGCAATATTTTTACAATAAAGATAATTTTGCCATTATACCAATGGGATTTTGCTTCCCTGGCTACGATAATAAAGGTTCGGATCTTCCACCGCGTAAAGAATGTCAACAGCAATGGCACGCGCAATTATTTAGCCTTATGCCACAAATTAAAGTGGTTTTAGCCATCGGCCAATATGCCCAAAAATGGCATATTAAACAGGGATTAGGTAAAAACCTTACCGAAACTGTTAGTAACTGGCGTGATATTTTAAGAATAAAGCAACCAATGGGCTATCACGTTTTTCCACTGCCACATCCATCATGGCGCAATACATCTTGGATTAAAAAAAATCCTTGGTTTAGTGATGAATTGCTACCAATCTTACGAAAAATCATTAAGAATAAAAATGGCAATCTGTTATAA
- a CDS encoding molybdenum cofactor guanylyltransferase, producing the protein MCKNLKLLGVVLSGGRSQRMGSDKALITIGDTTLLDHTFNRLLSQFLAIRKTGLIGGEVVVSANNPLLLAKNDRTYLADQNDFNNMGPLSGIYSTMTYAQIHDYRAIITVAVDTPFFPDDYLMQLQSLYKGDLDRAILSTFNGEYQPTFGLWPVNLIDDLKSHLQAGKRSIYSFAQKVCAKNCEFGNGNENGFNPFFNVNTKDDLEVAKALWL; encoded by the coding sequence ATGTGTAAAAATTTAAAGCTTTTGGGGGTCGTACTTTCTGGTGGTCGCTCACAACGGATGGGCAGCGACAAGGCCCTTATAACTATTGGTGATACCACATTACTCGATCATACATTTAATCGCTTGTTGTCGCAATTTTTAGCGATTAGAAAAACTGGTTTGATCGGTGGTGAAGTGGTTGTCAGCGCTAATAATCCATTGCTGCTTGCAAAAAATGATAGAACCTACCTTGCTGACCAGAACGATTTTAATAATATGGGGCCCCTATCTGGTATCTATTCAACAATGACCTATGCCCAAATTCATGATTATCGCGCCATTATAACTGTTGCTGTTGATACCCCCTTTTTCCCAGATGATTATTTAATGCAGTTGCAATCATTATATAAAGGCGATTTAGATAGAGCAATTTTGTCGACTTTTAACGGAGAATACCAACCGACTTTTGGGCTTTGGCCTGTCAATTTAATCGATGACTTAAAAAGCCATTTACAGGCGGGCAAAAGAAGTATCTATTCATTTGCACAAAAGGTATGCGCGAAAAACTGTGAGTTTGGTAACGGCAATGAAAATGGCTTCAATCCGTTTTTTAATGTCAACACCAAAGACGACCTTGAGGTTGCAAAGGCATTATGGTTGTAA
- the cobS gene encoding adenosylcobinamide-GDP ribazoletransferase, protein MLAIIASICRSLGFLTRLPINKRWYDRSYLPSDDAASFPIAGFLIGLFGAAFFLIAIFLNLGNLVAAIISIIAIIFLTGALHEDGLSDTFDGFFAPKNRDQRLEIMKDSRIGVFGALSLILSILLKIALLNNLSTQFSVSCAIIALIGAETISRAAMIWLWYHSPFARSNGVAVAAGAPTQIMIRNGLLISAFLLFLLIVPFFGLIHFIIAVLLTMFAAFLFMRLCQNKIDGITGDCLGALQQISVLAFLIGVSISYI, encoded by the coding sequence TTGTTGGCGATTATTGCATCAATATGTCGAAGTTTAGGCTTCCTGACCCGTTTGCCAATTAATAAAAGATGGTATGATCGCTCTTATTTGCCAAGTGATGACGCTGCAAGCTTTCCAATTGCAGGTTTTCTCATTGGCCTGTTTGGTGCTGCATTTTTTTTAATTGCGATATTTTTAAACTTAGGAAATCTAGTTGCAGCAATTATCAGCATTATTGCCATTATATTTTTAACTGGGGCCCTTCATGAAGATGGCTTAAGCGATACTTTTGATGGTTTTTTTGCGCCCAAGAACCGCGATCAGCGCCTTGAAATCATGAAAGATTCACGTATTGGGGTTTTTGGCGCTTTGTCGCTTATTTTGTCTATTTTATTAAAGATAGCCTTATTAAATAATCTTTCAACGCAATTTAGCGTAAGCTGTGCAATAATTGCGTTGATTGGTGCAGAAACAATCAGCCGCGCTGCCATGATATGGCTTTGGTATCATTCTCCTTTTGCCCGTTCAAATGGTGTGGCTGTTGCGGCCGGTGCACCAACGCAAATAATGATACGTAATGGATTATTGATTAGTGCATTTTTACTATTTTTGTTAATCGTTCCTTTTTTTGGTCTTATACACTTTATTATAGCGGTCTTACTGACAATGTTTGCTGCATTTTTATTTATGCGCCTTTGCCAGAATAAAATTGATGGAATTACTGGCGATTGCCTTGGTGCATTACAACAAATATCCGTATTGGCCTTTTTAATTGGTGTTTCAATAAGTTATATATAA
- the secD gene encoding protein translocase subunit SecD: MLFFSVWKRVLIWAVILFGVIVALPNILPHSILNKLPEAYASLHLPLGIDLRGGSRIVMQLPKDDEQLRADTIDVITRRLDQSNQDFMDYSVNAQGSHAIRVEVPGFFNVQELKDIVSVPANTAVYQEVDGINAQDVITGKVATPQNSEIFYDFSDPPVGYLIDTNAVIRSENLIGAFANPIADSNNVLVNIALDEVGAQALNNFSQTSPNKRLFFIMDGDIIWIEKNVKKTVSGYLDIGPVEAERASSFATLISSGPLPTAVTLIEERTIGADLGKDYAASGFKAAIGALLVVAIFMVISYGFLGVVADIALTANLALVITILSFIGVPLSLAGFAGLVLTIGVSVDAIILIYERIREDRRNGYSVTQALEAGFARAKGTIIDANITTLIAALVLFLLGIGPIHGFALTVTVGIIVSLFTTLTFTRLMISTWVRYSKPGEVPARIFRIVPVNTRIAFMRIGKWTLGIACALIIATGALTLASGVNYGIDFAGGSLAVLEAKGDHSDPIDVAERVGNLNIGDVVVTQSKNAKILYLTVPSQEMGEDADQSVAVKLRNEFSQDYQLQRMDVVGPQISENLSSASLVAVIVSLIAIFGYVWLRFDWKFAIGAVVTTIHDVIILLFLFIVFQWQFNIWSIAAVLAIIGYSLNDTIVVYDRIRELLRKDGYIQITSLVDLAINRTLSRTLLTSLATLIAHIPLYYFGGTDMRDFASVLLLGIIIGTYSSIFIAGPLAVLLGIGRNKKMEYEEDFVSESA; the protein is encoded by the coding sequence ATGCTATTTTTTTCTGTATGGAAGCGGGTTCTCATTTGGGCAGTAATTTTATTTGGTGTTATTGTTGCATTACCAAATATCTTGCCACACAGCATTTTAAATAAGCTTCCTGAGGCGTATGCTAGCCTTCATTTACCGTTAGGTATAGATTTACGCGGTGGTTCACGGATCGTTATGCAGTTGCCAAAGGATGATGAGCAATTGCGTGCTGATACCATAGATGTGATCACAAGGCGTTTAGATCAATCAAATCAAGATTTTATGGACTATAGCGTTAACGCACAAGGCAGTCATGCAATTCGCGTTGAAGTGCCGGGCTTTTTTAATGTACAAGAATTAAAAGATATCGTTAGTGTACCGGCTAATACTGCTGTTTATCAAGAGGTGGACGGAATTAACGCACAAGATGTTATTACTGGTAAAGTTGCAACGCCTCAAAACAGTGAAATTTTTTATGATTTTTCAGATCCGCCGGTTGGCTATCTTATTGACACTAATGCTGTTATCCGCAGCGAAAACCTGATTGGCGCTTTTGCAAACCCGATAGCCGATAGCAATAATGTACTCGTCAACATAGCTCTTGATGAGGTTGGAGCACAAGCCCTTAATAATTTTTCACAAACATCACCTAACAAGCGATTATTCTTTATTATGGATGGTGATATCATCTGGATTGAGAAAAATGTTAAAAAAACTGTTTCTGGTTACCTCGATATAGGCCCTGTTGAGGCTGAGCGGGCTAGTAGTTTTGCAACTCTTATTTCAAGTGGTCCACTTCCAACTGCAGTGACCTTAATTGAAGAGCGCACAATTGGTGCAGATCTTGGCAAGGATTATGCCGCTTCAGGCTTTAAGGCAGCCATTGGCGCTTTATTAGTTGTTGCAATTTTTATGGTTATTTCTTACGGATTTTTAGGTGTTGTTGCAGATATTGCTCTAACCGCAAATCTTGCACTCGTAATAACAATTTTGAGTTTTATTGGCGTTCCACTTTCGCTTGCTGGCTTTGCTGGTCTTGTTTTAACGATTGGTGTTTCGGTTGATGCGATTATTTTGATATATGAGCGCATACGAGAAGACCGCCGTAATGGTTATTCAGTTACACAAGCATTAGAGGCTGGTTTTGCGCGAGCAAAGGGCACAATCATTGATGCCAATATTACTACTTTGATTGCTGCCTTAGTTCTTTTCTTGTTAGGGATTGGTCCAATTCACGGTTTTGCATTGACCGTAACTGTTGGCATTATTGTATCGCTTTTTACAACACTTACCTTTACCCGACTAATGATTTCTACTTGGGTTCGTTATTCTAAGCCTGGTGAAGTTCCCGCACGTATTTTCCGCATTGTTCCGGTAAATACCCGCATAGCATTTATGCGTATTGGAAAATGGACACTTGGTATTGCATGCGCACTAATTATTGCAACGGGTGCCTTGACCCTAGCAAGCGGCGTTAATTACGGCATTGATTTTGCCGGCGGTTCGTTGGCTGTTTTAGAGGCTAAAGGCGATCACTCTGACCCTATTGATGTTGCTGAACGGGTAGGAAACCTTAATATTGGTGATGTAGTTGTTACGCAATCTAAAAACGCTAAAATTTTATATCTAACGGTTCCAAGTCAAGAAATGGGCGAGGATGCAGATCAGTCTGTTGCAGTAAAACTCAGAAACGAGTTTTCACAAGATTATCAATTACAGCGTATGGACGTGGTTGGGCCGCAAATATCAGAAAACCTATCTTCTGCTAGTTTAGTGGCTGTTATAGTTTCCCTCATTGCTATTTTTGGTTATGTCTGGTTGCGCTTTGATTGGAAGTTTGCGATTGGTGCAGTGGTTACCACTATCCATGACGTAATCATCTTGTTATTTTTATTCATTGTGTTCCAGTGGCAATTCAATATTTGGAGTATTGCCGCAGTGCTTGCAATTATTGGTTATTCTCTTAATGATACTATTGTTGTTTATGATAGGATAAGAGAACTCTTGCGCAAGGATGGTTATATCCAAATAACATCATTGGTTGATCTTGCCATTAATCGCACGTTGTCGCGTACCTTATTAACATCCCTTGCTACATTAATTGCCCATATTCCGCTTTACTATTTTGGTGGTACAGATATGCGTGACTTTGCTTCGGTGTTACTGCTTGGGATTATTATTGGAACTTATTCCTCCATCTTTATTGCTGGTCCTTTAGCTGTTTTATTAGGCATAGGACGCAATAAGAAAATGGAATATGAAGAAGATTTCGTTTCAGAATCAGCATAA